One stretch of Juglans microcarpa x Juglans regia isolate MS1-56 chromosome 3D, Jm3101_v1.0, whole genome shotgun sequence DNA includes these proteins:
- the LOC121254940 gene encoding uncharacterized protein LOC121254940 — protein sequence MAARHIPFLSSFLLILAAIQGIGAVDYTITNTASNTPGGVRFDNDIGSEYSLQTLASTTDFIWRLFQQTNDADKKNVQKVSLFIDDMDGVAYASNNEIHVSAKYINGYTGDLKREITGVLYHEMTHIWQWNGNNETPGGLIEGIADFVRLRSGYAPGHWVQPGQGDKWDQGYDVTARFLDYCNDLRNGFVAELNKKIISGYNANYFVDLLGKSVDQLWSDYKAKYGN from the coding sequence ATGGCCGCTCGCCACATTCCTTTCCTCTCCAGCTTCCTTCTGATTTTAGCAGCCATTCAAGGCATCGGTGCAGTCGACTACACCATCACTAACACTGCCAGCAACACTCCCGGCGGGGTTCGCTTCGACAACGATATTGGATCTGAATACAGCTTGCAAACATTGGCTTCTACTACGGATTTCATATGGAGGCTCTTCCAGCAAACCAACGATGCGGACAAAAAGAACGTGCAGAAAGTAAGTTTGTTCATCGACGACATGGATGGTGTCGCATATGCTAGCAACAACGAGATACACGTTAGCGCCAAATACATCAATGGCTATACAGGGGATCTAAAAAGAGAAATCACCGGAGTGCTTTACCATGAAATGACACACATATGGCAATGGAACGGTAACAATGAAACTCCCGGAGGACTGATCGAAGGAATTGCTGATTTTGTGAGGTTGAGGTCTGGGTACGCACCGGGCCACTGGGTTCAGCCTGGGCAAGGCGATAAGTGGGACCAAGGCTATGATGTTACAGCTCGATTTTTGGACTATTGCAATGATCTTAGAAATGGATTTGTGGCCGAgttgaataagaaaattattagtGGCTATAATGCTAATTATTTTGTTGATCTACTTGGCAAGTCTGTTGATCAGCTCTGGAGTGACTACAAAGCCAAGTATGGAAATTAA
- the LOC121254938 gene encoding uncharacterized protein LOC121254938, translating to MPKYIIAETMAAQLSLIFLSSLLLLAPALHSTQAVEFIVSNRAETTPGGVTFNNQLGVEYTRQTMESASNFIWNIFQQSNEADRKSVQRVPLFVDDMEPGKIAYTNISNGNYEIHVGDDYIQSIRGDMIKTDFNGVLYHEMVHVWQWLDYGTDRSGNVSEGIADFVRLKANYVPNSGWVQPGGGDHWDQGYSVTARFLDYCNDLRNGFVAELNKMMKAGYNDRYFVDLLGKSADELWSEYKAKYAGN from the coding sequence ATGCCCAAATACATAATAGCTGAAACCATGGCGgctcaactctctctcatctttctttcctctcttcTACTCCTAGCACCCGCCCTGCATAGTACCCAAGCGGTGGAGTTCATTGTCAGTAACCGGGCCGAAACAACCCCAGGCGGCGTCACTTTCAATAATCAACTTGGCGTCGAGTATACGAGACAAACAATGGAGTCCGCCTCCAACTTCATCTGGAACATTTTCCAACAAAGCAACGAGGCTGACAGGAAGAGCGTCCAGCGTGTGCCCCTGTTCGTCGATGACATGGAACCGGGCAAAATTGCTTACACTAACATCAGCaatggaaattatgaaattCATGTTGGTGATGACTATATCCAAAGCATAAGGGGCGATATGATCAAGACCGACTTCAATGGGGTGCTTTATCATGAAATGGTGCACGTATGGCAATGGCTTGATTATGGTACAGATCGGTCTGGCAACGTAAGTGAAGGGATAGCGGATTTTGTGAGGTTGAAGGCTAATTACGTGCCTAATAGTGGCTGGGTGCAGCCAGGAGGCGGCGACCATTGGGACCAGGGCTACTCGGTGACAGCACGGTTTCTAGACTACTGCAATGATCTTAGGAATGGATTTGTGGCAGAACTCAACAAAATGATGAAAGCTGGTTATAACGATAGATACTTCGTAGATCTTCTGGGGAAGTCAGCTGATGAGCTTTGGAGTGAGTACAAGGCCAAGTATGCAGGAAATTAG